In the genome of Pseudomonadota bacterium, one region contains:
- a CDS encoding tyrosine-type recombinase/integrase: MLTDTKLRNLKPGDKLYKVNDRDGLYAAVTPAGAISFRYNYSVNGRQETLTIGRYGTGGITLSEARERLNEAKKMVAAGKSPAREKARDKARVKDAETFGAWAEKWLRGYQMADSTRDMRKSVYTRELKKQFGSQKLAEITHEDLRALTDAIVERGAPATAVHAREVVLQVYRWAIERGQKVENPAEMVRPTSIARFEPRDRALTPAEIGLMYRYMDRVGTSPQYRAAIKLLLLTMVRKSELSNATWSEVNFSEALWTIPKERMKRRNPHLVYLSRQALDIFIALKTFAGGSEFVLPSRYDSDVPMSAATLNRVMTLTYQAAQKKGEPLSKFGPHDLRRTASTLLHEAGYNTDWIEKCLAHEQKGVRAIYNKAEYREQRTAMLQDWADMIDEWTNGQRR, encoded by the coding sequence ATGCTGACGGATACCAAGCTGCGTAACTTGAAGCCTGGAGACAAGCTCTACAAGGTGAACGACCGCGATGGGCTCTATGCAGCGGTGACGCCGGCAGGAGCCATCTCCTTCAGATATAACTACTCGGTCAACGGGCGTCAGGAGACGCTGACGATAGGCCGGTATGGAACGGGTGGCATCACGCTTTCGGAAGCGCGGGAACGATTGAACGAAGCGAAGAAGATGGTGGCAGCCGGGAAATCACCTGCCAGGGAAAAGGCGCGTGACAAGGCGCGCGTGAAAGATGCCGAGACGTTCGGTGCATGGGCTGAAAAGTGGCTGCGTGGCTATCAGATGGCTGACTCGACGCGCGACATGCGCAAGTCGGTTTATACACGAGAATTGAAAAAGCAATTTGGTAGTCAGAAGCTCGCCGAAATCACGCATGAAGATCTGCGTGCATTGACCGATGCCATCGTCGAAAGAGGCGCGCCAGCAACGGCGGTGCATGCTCGCGAAGTGGTGTTGCAGGTCTATCGTTGGGCAATCGAACGCGGGCAGAAGGTGGAGAACCCTGCCGAGATGGTGCGCCCGACAAGCATCGCCCGATTCGAGCCGCGCGATCGCGCGTTAACACCGGCCGAGATTGGCTTGATGTACCGGTACATGGATCGGGTGGGGACATCGCCCCAATACCGAGCGGCGATAAAGCTGTTATTGCTAACGATGGTTCGAAAATCGGAGCTGTCCAATGCAACATGGTCCGAGGTTAATTTCAGCGAGGCACTTTGGACTATCCCGAAAGAACGGATGAAACGGAGGAACCCGCATCTGGTGTACCTGTCTCGTCAGGCGCTCGATATTTTCATCGCGCTCAAGACCTTTGCGGGTGGATCTGAATTCGTGCTTCCGTCACGATACGATTCGGACGTGCCTATGAGCGCCGCAACGTTGAATCGAGTCATGACGTTGACGTATCAGGCTGCCCAGAAGAAAGGTGAACCACTCTCCAAATTCGGCCCGCATGATCTTCGCCGTACGGCCAGCACGCTACTGCATGAGGCCGGCTACAACACGGACTGGATCGAGAAATGTCTTGCTCATGAGCAGAAGGGGGTGAGAGCCATCTATAACAAGGCCGAGTACCGAGAGCAGCGTACGGCGATGTTGCAAGACTGGGCAGACATGATTGACGAGTGGACTAACG